Proteins encoded in a region of the Brevefilum fermentans genome:
- the ftsY gene encoding signal recognition particle-docking protein FtsY, translating to MSENLFNKWRVGLEKTRKVAFGRIANFLGTSELDDETWEDLEGLLIQADLGVETTLDVIDALKKRVRDEGLTTTGELDQALKDELIARLQEPILPDFSHKPTVIILVGVNGSGKTTSAAKLARRFQDEGKSALLVAADTYRAAAIDQLKVWAERVNVPMIAGQPGGDPGAAAFDGINAAVARKKDVVLIDTAGRLHTRYNLMEEIKKVHRVSGKALPGAPHATWLVLDATTGQNAFQQAKAFQDAVAIDGVILAKLDSSAKGGMAFAIKSQLNLPIIYAGLGEKITDLQPFDREAFVCGIIDRSLEKNNDD from the coding sequence ATGAGCGAGAATTTATTTAACAAATGGCGTGTTGGGCTTGAGAAAACCCGTAAAGTTGCTTTCGGACGAATTGCGAATTTTTTAGGGACTTCTGAACTTGATGATGAAACCTGGGAGGATCTGGAGGGTTTGCTGATTCAGGCTGACCTTGGCGTGGAAACAACACTTGATGTGATCGATGCACTAAAAAAAAGGGTCAGAGACGAAGGTTTGACAACAACAGGCGAACTGGATCAAGCATTAAAGGATGAGTTAATCGCACGTTTGCAGGAGCCAATTCTGCCTGATTTTTCACATAAACCAACGGTAATCATCCTTGTTGGTGTGAACGGTTCCGGGAAAACGACCTCTGCAGCAAAACTGGCACGGCGGTTTCAAGATGAAGGAAAATCTGCTTTGCTGGTTGCAGCAGATACCTACCGGGCAGCAGCCATTGATCAACTCAAGGTTTGGGCAGAACGGGTAAATGTGCCGATGATCGCCGGGCAACCTGGTGGCGACCCTGGCGCAGCAGCCTTTGATGGGATTAATGCTGCTGTCGCTCGAAAAAAAGATGTCGTTTTAATCGATACAGCCGGCCGACTGCACACCCGATACAACTTAATGGAAGAGATCAAAAAAGTTCATCGGGTCAGCGGAAAAGCCCTTCCAGGCGCTCCACACGCTACCTGGCTGGTTTTAGACGCAACAACAGGACAAAATGCCTTTCAACAGGCAAAAGCCTTTCAGGATGCTGTAGCGATTGATGGTGTGATCTTAGCCAAACTTGATTCCTCTGCCAAAGGAGGCATGGCTTTCGCAATCAAGTCTCAGTTAAACCTGCCGATTATTTATGCTGGTTTAGGTGAAAAAATTACCGATTTGCAGCCCTTTGATAGGGAAGCCTTTGTCTGTGGCATTATTGACAGATCATTGGAGAAAAATAATGACGATTG
- a CDS encoding FAD-dependent oxidoreductase gives MSQNRITQHPILPVLPTETVEFFWKNETLQANAGETIASALIANGIDIFGYHPKDGSPQGLFCANGQCSQCMVLVDNRPIKSCMTKVQPGIHVMPLDGLPDISQLSASSVVDAESQATPVIEIPVLIIGGGPAGLSAANELGQLGIKTLLIDDKSQLGGKLVLQTHRFFGSTEAVYAGTRGIDIASKLADQVKAQASVEIWLETTALAIYEDKTVALWRTDPDEYILVKPEVLLVATGARERSLPFKGNTLPGIYGAGAFQTLVNRDLIKPADQLLIVGGGNVGLISGYHALQAGINVVALVEAMPKCGGYRVHEDKLARFNVPILTSHTILEARGKERVRQAIIARVDESFQPVPGTEKELTCDCILIAVGLDPVDEFIQKAQEVGLPVFSAGDAEEIAEASSAMFSGKITGLEIAQHLGIDIPPVPESWREFETILKSHPGEVLPIDHSSLHGQVFPVMHCRQEIPCDPCTSVCPYGLIVIDRQDIRGLPAYTIRDDKSCIACERCIAICPGLAITVVDFRKDPDQAMVSIPLEFAEQFIKAGDLVPLTDIEGNRLGEYPVIRVRTLRQFSHTLIVQVQVPADIATQVTGIQLNAGWSTSPVESDQYLETTEQDTIICRCEHVTAGEIRALIRSGVRDINQLKAATKATMGSCGGKTCLQLIKKIFREEGISLDEVTTPVQRPVFVEVPLEVIAKNFQEE, from the coding sequence ATGTCACAGAACCGCATCACTCAACACCCTATACTGCCTGTTTTGCCAACAGAAACCGTCGAGTTTTTTTGGAAGAATGAAACCCTTCAAGCCAATGCTGGTGAAACAATTGCATCGGCTTTGATCGCCAATGGAATCGACATTTTTGGTTACCACCCCAAGGATGGATCTCCGCAAGGTCTGTTTTGCGCAAACGGTCAATGCTCACAATGCATGGTCCTGGTTGACAACCGACCCATCAAATCTTGCATGACAAAGGTTCAACCCGGCATTCATGTCATGCCGCTGGATGGCTTGCCTGATATATCGCAATTATCAGCATCCAGTGTTGTCGATGCAGAAAGTCAAGCAACCCCGGTGATAGAAATTCCAGTTTTAATCATTGGTGGCGGACCCGCAGGTTTATCCGCAGCTAATGAACTGGGTCAGTTGGGAATAAAAACATTATTAATCGATGATAAATCTCAATTGGGCGGCAAACTCGTTTTACAAACACACCGTTTCTTCGGATCAACTGAAGCTGTATACGCCGGAACACGGGGAATTGATATTGCGTCAAAATTGGCTGACCAGGTGAAAGCACAAGCATCGGTTGAGATCTGGTTGGAGACCACGGCACTTGCGATATACGAGGACAAAACTGTCGCTCTCTGGCGAACAGATCCAGACGAATATATCCTGGTTAAACCGGAAGTATTACTGGTCGCTACAGGTGCCAGGGAACGCAGTTTACCCTTCAAGGGTAATACTTTGCCCGGTATTTATGGGGCGGGTGCATTCCAAACATTGGTCAACCGTGATTTAATCAAGCCAGCTGATCAACTTTTGATCGTTGGCGGCGGAAATGTCGGGTTGATCTCCGGCTATCATGCCCTACAGGCAGGAATCAACGTGGTCGCACTGGTTGAAGCCATGCCAAAATGCGGCGGCTACCGAGTCCATGAGGATAAATTGGCCAGGTTTAATGTCCCCATCCTCACTTCTCACACGATCCTGGAGGCAAGGGGGAAAGAACGCGTCAGGCAGGCGATTATTGCCCGGGTGGATGAGTCTTTTCAGCCAGTGCCTGGAACGGAAAAGGAACTCACCTGTGATTGTATTTTAATTGCTGTTGGGCTAGACCCGGTGGATGAATTCATCCAGAAGGCACAGGAAGTCGGTTTGCCTGTTTTTTCTGCTGGAGACGCTGAAGAAATTGCTGAAGCTTCTTCAGCAATGTTCTCCGGCAAAATTACAGGATTGGAAATTGCCCAACACCTAGGTATAGACATTCCGCCTGTTCCAGAATCATGGCGCGAATTCGAAACGATCCTCAAATCTCACCCGGGAGAGGTTCTGCCTATCGATCATTCTTCCCTGCATGGACAAGTCTTCCCGGTGATGCATTGCCGCCAGGAGATTCCCTGTGATCCCTGTACAAGTGTTTGCCCTTATGGATTGATCGTCATTGACCGTCAGGATATTCGTGGCCTGCCAGCGTATACCATCAGAGACGATAAAAGTTGTATCGCTTGCGAACGCTGTATTGCAATCTGTCCTGGCCTGGCGATCACTGTCGTGGACTTCCGTAAAGATCCCGACCAAGCCATGGTTTCAATCCCGCTCGAATTCGCCGAGCAGTTTATTAAAGCAGGCGATTTAGTACCCTTGACTGATATCGAAGGAAATCGCCTTGGTGAGTACCCGGTTATTCGAGTTCGGACACTCAGGCAGTTTTCTCACACTCTGATTGTTCAAGTTCAGGTACCTGCTGATATCGCCACACAGGTCACCGGCATTCAGCTCAACGCGGGCTGGTCAACCTCACCCGTTGAATCAGATCAATATCTTGAAACAACCGAGCAAGACACGATTATTTGCCGTTGCGAACATGTAACAGCAGGAGAAATTAGAGCCCTGATTCGCAGCGGTGTGCGTGATATCAATCAGCTTAAAGCTGCCACAAAAGCGACGATGGGATCCTGCGGCGGTAAAACCTGCCTGCAATTAATCAAGAAGATATTTCGAGAAGAGGGGATCTCATTGGATGAAGTTACCACCCCTGTTCAACGACCTGTATTTGTTGAAGTGCCGCTGGAAGTAATCGCGAAGAATTTTCAAGAGGAATAA
- a CDS encoding NAD(P)/FAD-dependent oxidoreductase, with protein sequence MSFEDQRSNFDIIIIGSGSVGLPTAYFLAKAGLSVLVIDQLPSAGQYSNKHAIGGIRATHSDPAKINLGKQSLEVFSTWQERHGEDIEWYKGGYSFVAYDEENARLLKELTTWQQQHDLNISWLDRDALIDVIPHLNPVNLLGGTYSPDDGSASPLKTAFSFHKQAVQAGALFKFNETVHNFISQGHRVIGVNTDRGRYYSRWVINAAGGWAKELCTQIGLNIPVEPDSHEAAITEPIVRIVHPMIVDMRARPGSANFYFYQHTTGKIIFCMTPDPPILGSHTIASSSFLPKATRRLIELMPILGHIRVRRVWRGVYPMTPDGSPIVGSVNEIDGLLLAVGMCGQGFMLGPGIGILLKRIILNELDNTDKINLESLAYHRKFEKEEMLK encoded by the coding sequence ATGAGTTTCGAAGACCAGCGTTCCAATTTCGATATTATCATCATTGGCTCAGGATCAGTGGGGTTGCCCACAGCTTATTTCCTGGCAAAAGCAGGCTTGAGTGTGCTTGTCATAGACCAATTGCCCAGTGCAGGACAATATTCCAACAAACATGCCATTGGCGGGATTAGGGCGACCCATTCAGATCCGGCCAAAATCAACCTGGGCAAACAAAGTCTCGAAGTATTTTCGACCTGGCAGGAACGACATGGAGAAGATATCGAATGGTATAAAGGCGGTTATTCCTTTGTTGCTTATGACGAGGAAAATGCACGCCTGCTAAAAGAGTTGACCACATGGCAACAACAACACGACCTTAATATTTCATGGTTGGATAGAGACGCGTTGATCGATGTGATTCCGCATCTCAATCCGGTCAACCTTCTTGGCGGCACATACTCGCCGGATGATGGGAGTGCATCACCACTCAAGACCGCCTTTTCATTCCACAAACAAGCCGTTCAGGCAGGGGCTTTATTTAAATTCAATGAAACGGTCCATAATTTTATCAGCCAAGGTCACCGGGTAATTGGCGTTAATACGGATCGCGGTCGTTATTATTCTCGATGGGTTATCAACGCAGCTGGCGGGTGGGCGAAAGAACTTTGTACTCAAATTGGATTAAACATCCCGGTTGAACCTGATTCACATGAAGCAGCTATCACAGAGCCAATTGTCAGGATTGTGCATCCCATGATTGTCGATATGCGAGCCCGTCCTGGGTCGGCTAACTTCTATTTTTATCAGCACACCACTGGAAAGATCATTTTTTGCATGACGCCTGATCCACCGATATTGGGGTCACATACCATCGCTTCCAGCAGCTTCCTGCCCAAAGCAACCCGGCGGTTGATTGAACTTATGCCCATCCTCGGACATATTCGCGTCAGGCGCGTTTGGCGGGGTGTTTATCCGATGACACCGGACGGATCGCCCATCGTTGGATCTGTGAATGAGATTGACGGCCTTCTTTTAGCGGTGGGAATGTGCGGACAGGGTTTCATGCTTGGGCCTGGAATCGGGATATTACTTAAACGCATCATATTGAATGAACTTGACAATACGGATAAAATCAATCTGGAGAGTCTTGCGTATCATCGCAAATTTGAAAAAGAGGAAATGCTTAAATGA
- a CDS encoding ATP-dependent Clp protease proteolytic subunit, whose amino-acid sequence MFNPMVKSLVPMVVETSGAGERAYDIYSLLLKNRIVFLGTPINDQVANLIVAQLLYLSREDAESGIQMYINSPGGQVYAGMAIYDTMKMIPNKISTVAVGLAASFGTVLLAAGSKGQRYALPHATIHMHQPLGGASGQASDIEIQAKEILRLKERINVILAEATGQTEETIIQDTERDFYMSAEQAVQYGLVDKVLVTPDK is encoded by the coding sequence ATGTTTAATCCTATGGTCAAATCCCTTGTCCCAATGGTTGTAGAAACTTCTGGCGCCGGGGAACGGGCATACGATATTTACTCACTTCTGCTGAAGAACCGCATTGTTTTTCTGGGTACACCCATTAATGACCAGGTCGCCAACCTCATTGTTGCTCAATTGTTGTACCTGAGTCGCGAAGACGCGGAAAGCGGCATCCAAATGTATATCAACTCACCCGGTGGACAGGTCTACGCTGGAATGGCCATTTATGACACAATGAAGATGATTCCCAACAAGATCAGTACGGTTGCTGTAGGTTTGGCAGCCAGCTTTGGAACTGTGTTACTGGCAGCAGGATCGAAAGGCCAGCGGTATGCTTTGCCACATGCGACCATCCACATGCACCAGCCTCTGGGAGGCGCTTCAGGCCAGGCATCGGATATCGAGATTCAGGCAAAGGAAATCCTGCGTTTGAAAGAGCGCATCAATGTTATCCTGGCTGAAGCTACCGGTCAAACAGAAGAAACAATTATCCAAGATACTGAACGCGATTTTTACATGAGTGCTGAGCAGGCTGTTCAATACGGGCTTGTGGATAAAGTCCTTGTGACTCCTGATAAATAA
- a CDS encoding HAD-IIA family hydrolase, with protein sequence MISEHLPNIKGLIIDMDGVLWNDTQPIGDLPAIFREISDLGYRFILATNNATKTIDEYHQKLQGFGVKLEDWQVINSAMAAGIFLKQKYPQGARIHVVGQPGLKKTLSELGFQIVSEDETLVDIVVASLDLNLSYEKLKHAALLIRKGAYFIGTNLDPTYPTPEGFIPGSGTIVRALETATERKAKVIGKPAPDLYLIAMQRLQISPEETLAIGDRLDTDIAGAQAAGLRTALLLSGASTREEALNFQPHPDIIAKDLTELIF encoded by the coding sequence GTGATATCTGAACATCTACCAAACATTAAAGGGCTGATTATCGACATGGATGGTGTCTTATGGAATGACACCCAGCCCATCGGCGATTTGCCAGCAATCTTTCGAGAAATATCTGATTTAGGCTACCGATTTATTCTCGCAACAAACAATGCGACGAAAACCATCGATGAATACCATCAGAAACTTCAAGGCTTTGGTGTAAAGCTGGAGGATTGGCAAGTCATTAACAGCGCAATGGCAGCGGGTATTTTTCTCAAGCAGAAATATCCTCAAGGCGCAAGAATCCATGTGGTTGGACAGCCCGGGCTGAAGAAAACCCTTTCAGAGTTAGGATTTCAAATCGTATCTGAAGATGAAACACTCGTTGATATTGTGGTGGCTTCTCTGGATTTAAACCTCAGCTACGAAAAATTAAAACATGCGGCTTTGTTAATTCGGAAGGGTGCTTATTTCATAGGAACCAATCTTGACCCAACCTACCCAACACCGGAAGGTTTTATTCCCGGGTCTGGGACTATTGTTCGCGCCTTGGAAACTGCGACCGAGAGAAAGGCAAAGGTGATTGGCAAACCAGCGCCCGATCTGTACCTGATTGCCATGCAACGCCTACAAATATCACCTGAAGAAACCCTGGCGATTGGCGACCGGTTGGATACGGATATTGCTGGCGCTCAGGCAGCTGGTCTTCGTACAGCGCTGTTGCTCAGCGGAGCATCAACGCGTGAGGAAGCGCTTAATTTTCAGCCTCACCCTGATATCATTGCAAAAGATTTAACGGAATTAATCTTCTAA
- a CDS encoding HAD-IA family hydrolase, whose translation MTINAIVLDIGGVVLRTEDRSGRNQLESQYGLPTGGIDDLVFNSQVAAESTVGRAKPEKIWQFVAEKLSLTPEALANFQHAFWKGDQIDQKLIEYLASLRGKFTTAFLTNAWVGARNILSKQYGISEGKLVDHLLISSELGIAKPDQKIFYILSDTINRPFHQILFIDDFFENVAAAGMLGIHTIHYKAGMDLIARIQSKVNQ comes from the coding sequence ATGACGATCAACGCAATCGTGCTTGATATTGGAGGGGTTGTACTGCGCACAGAAGATCGTTCAGGAAGAAATCAGCTTGAATCCCAATATGGTCTTCCGACCGGTGGCATTGATGACCTGGTGTTCAATTCACAAGTTGCAGCAGAATCGACGGTGGGAAGAGCAAAACCTGAGAAAATTTGGCAGTTCGTCGCGGAAAAACTTTCTCTCACCCCAGAAGCCCTTGCCAACTTTCAACACGCTTTTTGGAAGGGTGACCAAATTGACCAAAAACTGATCGAATACCTGGCTTCTTTGCGTGGAAAATTCACGACTGCCTTTCTAACCAATGCATGGGTGGGCGCCCGAAATATACTGTCAAAGCAATATGGGATTAGTGAAGGCAAATTGGTTGATCATCTTTTAATTTCCTCAGAACTTGGAATTGCAAAACCCGATCAAAAAATTTTTTACATTCTGTCCGACACAATCAATAGACCATTTCATCAAATTCTTTTTATTGATGACTTTTTTGAAAATGTCGCAGCAGCCGGAATGCTTGGCATTCATACCATCCACTACAAGGCGGGCATGGACCTGATTGCTCGTATTCAATCCAAGGTGAACCAATAA
- the rlmN gene encoding 23S rRNA (adenine(2503)-C(2))-methyltransferase RlmN: MHVEKPLIYDLSWTELENWLSAQGEPKFRTQQIWVGLYQNLIADFGEFTTLPRTLRNKLVASFDIFAVTPIKTIYSEDRQATKTLFKLGDGCLIETVLMLYEDRRTACISTQSGCGLGCVFCATGQMGLSRNLSSGEIVAQVLFFARELAKNRDRITNVVFMGMGEPFHNYDHVMKAVNLINDPRGFGLGARRITISTAGIVPKIKAFAEEDLQVNLAISLHTVDTNLRSQLMPINLKHPVAKVLNACKYYVERTHRRVTFEYALIEGVNDSVDDAHALAEQIKGLLCHVNLIPLNPTRKFNQRGSQADKVRTFADVLESRQIPCTIRLRRGIEIGAGCGQLAAEA; this comes from the coding sequence ATGCATGTTGAGAAACCACTTATTTACGATCTCAGTTGGACCGAATTAGAAAATTGGCTATCGGCACAGGGGGAGCCAAAATTTAGAACCCAGCAGATTTGGGTTGGTTTGTATCAGAACCTGATCGCTGATTTTGGAGAATTCACAACTCTACCCAGGACTTTGCGCAATAAACTTGTCGCGTCTTTTGATATTTTTGCCGTCACACCCATAAAAACGATTTATTCTGAGGATAGGCAGGCGACCAAGACTTTATTTAAACTGGGTGACGGTTGTTTGATTGAGACAGTGTTGATGCTGTACGAAGACCGCCGAACTGCGTGCATTTCAACACAGTCAGGCTGTGGGCTGGGTTGTGTTTTTTGTGCAACTGGACAAATGGGATTATCGAGAAATTTATCCAGCGGTGAAATCGTCGCCCAGGTGCTGTTCTTCGCACGAGAATTGGCGAAAAATCGGGATCGAATCACCAATGTGGTTTTTATGGGTATGGGCGAACCTTTTCATAATTATGATCATGTGATGAAGGCCGTTAACCTGATCAACGATCCCCGTGGATTCGGTTTAGGCGCTCGTCGAATAACCATCAGCACAGCGGGCATTGTTCCAAAGATCAAAGCTTTTGCCGAAGAAGATCTTCAGGTTAACCTGGCGATCAGCCTACACACCGTTGATACCAATCTCCGGTCTCAATTGATGCCGATCAATCTTAAGCACCCGGTGGCAAAGGTATTAAATGCCTGTAAATATTATGTGGAAAGAACCCATCGGAGGGTCACCTTTGAATACGCGCTGATCGAAGGTGTGAATGATTCTGTGGATGATGCTCATGCACTTGCGGAGCAGATCAAGGGGTTGTTGTGTCACGTCAATCTGATCCCATTAAACCCCACCCGAAAATTTAATCAACGCGGGTCACAAGCAGACAAGGTGCGGACATTCGCTGACGTACTTGAATCCCGTCAAATCCCATGCACTATTCGCCTACGACGGGGCATTGAAATTGGCGCGGGCTGCGGTCAGCTTGCTGCTGAAGCTTGA
- the tig gene encoding trigger factor gives MKIDKIIQDDRQAKLTVEYTADEFETFKRRAAKKVSKNAKIPGFRPGKAPYQVIVNHYGEETIIQEAIDLLIEFDYPNILKQAEIEPSGAGNLESLETLDPPKFILMIPLEPEIDLGDYREVRKPYELEEFNTSAVDDYIINLRRRSATIVPAEHPAEVGDLVYYKLSGEFLNPADDEDATITDKTPQEAIIQDEEHISDNEWPYPGFNRELLGVKDGDEKEIQYTYPEDFEDESFRGKTALFSIEVQSVKALELPEIDEDFLKLLGDFESEGDFREKLEQQLRAEHQANYDSDYISEVLSEISDKAILNYPPQMLDHEVEHALEDIKSRLASQKLDYETYLKLRGKEEPAFIEEDIRPAAKQRLERSLIVEALIELEGLKLDQNMVNEQTGNVVREVFSSGKGEELQKEMGSEEFSRMITMESVSRTMNILLNNRLKLIGTGQPIPEDDEPLDVEQEDDKEEEIDRSAQADENELPSSDDEKSDLTDTTNADFDSEMQSTPITDEEPTVELENEPVNSGEDLEQNIGKDEKEV, from the coding sequence TTGAAGATCGATAAAATTATTCAAGATGACCGGCAGGCTAAACTCACGGTTGAGTACACTGCAGATGAATTCGAAACATTTAAACGTAGAGCAGCGAAAAAAGTCTCGAAAAACGCAAAAATCCCCGGGTTTAGACCTGGAAAAGCGCCTTACCAGGTGATTGTCAATCACTACGGTGAAGAGACAATCATTCAGGAGGCAATTGATTTATTAATTGAGTTCGATTACCCAAATATTTTAAAACAGGCGGAAATTGAACCCTCTGGAGCGGGGAATCTTGAATCTTTGGAAACCCTCGATCCGCCTAAATTTATTTTGATGATTCCATTAGAGCCGGAAATTGACCTTGGCGATTATCGTGAAGTTCGCAAGCCGTATGAGCTGGAAGAATTCAATACTTCTGCCGTGGATGATTATATTATTAACTTGAGAAGAAGGTCTGCGACGATCGTTCCGGCTGAACATCCTGCTGAGGTCGGCGACCTGGTTTACTATAAGCTGAGCGGCGAATTCTTGAATCCCGCTGACGATGAAGATGCAACCATCACCGATAAAACACCCCAAGAAGCAATTATTCAAGATGAAGAGCATATTTCGGATAATGAATGGCCATATCCTGGTTTTAACCGGGAGTTGTTGGGCGTTAAAGATGGCGATGAAAAAGAAATCCAGTACACTTATCCAGAAGACTTTGAAGATGAATCTTTTCGCGGTAAGACAGCCCTCTTTTCTATTGAAGTGCAATCTGTCAAAGCCTTAGAACTTCCAGAAATTGATGAGGATTTTCTCAAACTATTGGGCGATTTTGAGTCTGAAGGTGACTTCCGTGAAAAACTTGAACAGCAATTGCGTGCGGAGCATCAAGCGAATTATGATAGCGACTACATTAGTGAAGTGCTGAGTGAAATTTCCGACAAAGCTATCTTGAATTACCCTCCCCAAATGCTTGACCACGAAGTAGAACACGCTCTGGAGGATATCAAATCCCGTCTCGCCAGTCAAAAACTGGATTACGAAACATATCTTAAATTGAGGGGCAAGGAAGAACCAGCTTTCATTGAAGAAGATATCCGTCCTGCAGCCAAACAACGGCTTGAACGATCGCTGATCGTGGAAGCTTTGATTGAATTGGAGGGCTTAAAACTTGATCAAAATATGGTCAATGAGCAAACTGGCAATGTAGTCAGAGAGGTTTTTAGCTCCGGCAAGGGTGAAGAATTGCAGAAGGAAATGGGAAGTGAGGAATTCTCTCGCATGATCACCATGGAGAGTGTTTCCCGCACGATGAACATCTTGTTGAACAACCGGCTGAAATTAATCGGCACAGGGCAGCCCATCCCAGAAGATGATGAGCCACTAGATGTTGAACAAGAAGATGATAAAGAAGAAGAAATTGATCGCTCAGCCCAAGCTGATGAAAATGAACTGCCATCCAGTGATGATGAGAAAAGTGATTTAACGGATACCACGAACGCAGATTTTGATAGCGAAATGCAATCAACACCAATAACTGATGAAGAACCAACGGTCGAATTGGAAAATGAGCCAGTTAACTCAGGTGAAGACCTTGAGCAAAATATTGGCAAAGATGAAAAAGAAGTATAA